The Methylobacterium currus genome contains a region encoding:
- a CDS encoding glutathione S-transferase family protein has product MKLYHHPLSGHAHRPRLFLSLLGVPHEAVEVDLNAGAHKAPEFLALNPFGQVPVLDDDGTIIADSNAILVYVARKLGRTDWLPEDPQGAAAVQRWLSVAAGELAYGPAAARLVTVFGASFNPEEVIGRAHTLLRRLESHLAGRDWLVGERPTIADVALYSYLARAPEGNVDLSGYPQVGAFLRRIEDLPGFLPFAQTPAGLTAA; this is encoded by the coding sequence ATGAAGCTCTACCATCACCCCCTGTCCGGCCATGCGCACCGGCCGCGCCTGTTCCTCTCGCTGCTGGGCGTGCCCCACGAGGCCGTCGAGGTCGACCTCAATGCGGGCGCGCACAAGGCGCCCGAGTTCCTCGCCCTGAACCCGTTCGGACAGGTGCCGGTGCTCGACGACGACGGCACGATCATCGCCGATTCGAACGCCATCCTGGTCTACGTCGCCAGGAAACTCGGACGGACCGACTGGCTGCCGGAGGATCCGCAGGGCGCGGCGGCGGTCCAGCGCTGGCTGTCGGTCGCGGCCGGCGAGCTGGCCTACGGCCCGGCCGCCGCGCGGCTCGTCACGGTGTTCGGCGCCTCCTTCAACCCCGAGGAGGTGATAGGCCGGGCGCACACGCTGCTGCGGCGCCTCGAGTCGCATCTCGCCGGCCGGGACTGGCTGGTGGGCGAGCGCCCGACCATCGCGGATGTCGCGCTCTACAGCTACCTGGCGCGCGCGCCCGAAGGCAATGTCGACCTGTCGGGCTACCCGCAGGTCGGCGCCTTCCTCCGCCGGATCGAGGACTTGCCGGGCTTCCTCCCTTTCGCCCAGACGCCGGCCGGCCTCACCGCCGCCTGA